One region of Faecalibacter bovis genomic DNA includes:
- a CDS encoding D-alanine--D-alanine ligase, with protein MLRVAVVAGGYSDESVISLKSCELIYASLNAEKYDRTRVRILKEGWYAEIEGEKYPISKEDFSFTKNGQKHTFDVVFNTIHGTPGEDGYLQAYFELIGLPYTGCPFYQSALTFNKKDCIAALSKYGIPHAKSVYIQKGTNYSISQIIENVGLPCFVKPNRSGSSLGISKVSAVEEFEAALEKAFTEDKEVLIESFLDGIEVSVGVLNYQGEIKVVGITEIVSENEFFDYEAKYEGKSQEITPARISDEVTKRVEEVAKRAYTSLNMTGFTRSEYIIVDGEPHFIEMNTLPGFSPASIFPQQAAYSKIELSDLMDSEIELALNRKSSWQE; from the coding sequence ATGTTAAGAGTAGCAGTAGTCGCAGGAGGTTATTCTGATGAAAGCGTAATTTCATTAAAAAGTTGCGAATTAATCTACGCAAGTTTAAATGCTGAAAAGTACGATAGAACAAGAGTTCGTATTTTAAAAGAAGGCTGGTATGCTGAAATTGAGGGAGAAAAATACCCAATTAGTAAAGAAGATTTCAGTTTTACAAAAAATGGACAAAAACATACATTTGATGTAGTTTTTAATACTATTCATGGTACACCAGGTGAAGATGGTTATTTACAAGCTTATTTTGAATTAATTGGTTTGCCTTATACAGGTTGTCCCTTCTATCAATCAGCTTTAACTTTTAATAAAAAGGATTGTATTGCTGCATTAAGTAAATATGGTATTCCTCATGCAAAATCGGTTTACATTCAAAAAGGAACAAATTATTCTATATCACAAATTATTGAAAATGTAGGATTACCTTGTTTTGTGAAACCAAATCGTTCAGGTTCTTCGTTAGGAATTTCAAAGGTTTCAGCTGTTGAGGAGTTTGAAGCTGCTTTAGAGAAAGCTTTTACTGAAGATAAAGAAGTTTTAATTGAATCATTTTTAGATGGTATTGAAGTTTCGGTTGGAGTTTTAAATTATCAAGGAGAAATTAAAGTTGTTGGAATAACAGAAATTGTTTCCGAAAATGAATTCTTCGATTACGAAGCAAAATACGAAGGGAAATCACAAGAAATTACACCAGCTCGTATTTCTGATGAGGTTACGAAAAGAGTAGAAGAGGTTGCAAAAAGAGCCTATACTTCTTTAAATATGACTGGATTTACACGTTCTGAATATATTATTGTTGATGGTGAACCTCATTTTATCGAAATGAATACTTTACCTGGTTTTTCACCAGCAAGTATTTTTCCACAACAAGCTGCTTATTCAAAAATTGAATTATCGGATTTGATGGACAGCGAAATTGAATTGGCTTTAAATAGAAAATCATCATGGCAAGAATAG
- a CDS encoding PASTA domain-containing protein, whose product MNSVKSILKVVLNAIIVAALSYGLYYFVFNIWLSSYTNHGESVEVPDLSSMNIQQATQTLDELGLTYEVDSVNFDPKMKPYSIIDFYPNSLSKVKEGRRIFIKANPKTYRPVELPDLIGKSKRLAFTQLDISGLKIGNIIYEPDLAKDAVLKILYKGQIIKPGTVLPRFAVVDLVLGRGMLTGVNTPNLVGLDLTSAKDIIIQNFFELGQVKFIGSSTDTIGARVVYQFPFSGDSYDQGQPIDVWLSNKSMNELKDQLKMLDREYKKFDEDTIQGSQYLDILNKNNPKTKTEENLEEVTTPAAPQAPKVSEEIIIE is encoded by the coding sequence ATGAATTCAGTAAAATCAATTCTTAAAGTCGTGCTTAATGCAATTATAGTTGCAGCGCTATCTTACGGATTATACTATTTTGTTTTCAATATTTGGTTATCAAGCTACACGAACCATGGAGAATCTGTAGAAGTTCCTGATTTATCAAGTATGAATATACAACAAGCTACTCAAACATTAGATGAACTAGGTTTAACTTACGAAGTTGATTCTGTCAACTTTGATCCTAAGATGAAACCTTATTCAATTATCGATTTTTATCCTAATTCACTTTCTAAAGTGAAAGAAGGTCGTCGTATTTTTATTAAAGCAAATCCAAAAACGTATCGTCCTGTAGAATTACCAGACTTAATTGGTAAATCAAAACGATTAGCTTTTACACAATTAGATATTTCAGGTTTAAAAATTGGTAATATAATTTATGAACCAGACTTAGCGAAAGATGCGGTTTTAAAAATATTATACAAAGGACAAATTATAAAACCTGGTACAGTTTTACCTCGTTTTGCTGTTGTTGATTTAGTTTTAGGACGTGGAATGTTAACAGGTGTAAATACGCCAAACTTAGTTGGATTGGATTTAACATCTGCTAAAGACATCATTATACAAAACTTTTTCGAATTAGGACAGGTTAAATTTATTGGTAGTTCAACTGACACAATTGGTGCTCGAGTTGTTTACCAATTCCCTTTCAGCGGCGATTCATACGATCAAGGTCAACCAATCGATGTTTGGTTATCAAACAAATCAATGAATGAGTTAAAAGATCAACTGAAAATGTTAGATCGTGAGTACAAAAAATTTGACGAAGACACAATCCAAGGTTCACAATACCTTGATATACTAAATAAAAATAATCCTAAAACTAAGACAGAGGAAAATCTGGAAGAAGTAACAACTCCTGCAGCACCTCAAGCTCCTAAAGTTTCAGAAGAGATTATAATCGAATAA
- a CDS encoding RluA family pseudouridine synthase: protein MTEDLELDEIFEQDNNKLYEHFSITVDKGQSLLRIDKFLMVRIENATRNKIQQAAENGNIIVNNEAVKSNYKVKPGDFIQIMLETPPRENEVIAEDIPLRIVYEDDQVVVIDKEPGMVVHPGHGNYTGTLVNALKFHFDNLPSMSDQMERPGLVHRIDKDTSGLLVIAKTEVAMTSLAEQFANHTTDRLYNAIVWGVVAEDHGTITGHIGRHLKDRMQMAVFPDGDQGKHAVTHYKVIENFSYVTLVECKLETGRTHQIRAHFKHIGHPLFNDARYGGDRILKGTTFNKYKQFVDNCFAACPRQALHARTLGFDHPTTGERLSFESPLPADIVDVIERWRNYSINSVHAVEPDEPIDRNAKELKD from the coding sequence ATGACGGAAGATTTAGAATTAGACGAAATATTCGAACAAGATAACAATAAATTATACGAGCATTTTTCAATAACGGTTGACAAAGGTCAATCGTTATTGCGTATTGATAAGTTCCTTATGGTTCGTATTGAAAATGCAACGAGAAATAAAATTCAGCAAGCTGCTGAAAATGGAAATATTATAGTTAATAACGAGGCTGTAAAATCTAATTACAAGGTAAAACCTGGAGATTTTATTCAAATCATGTTAGAAACTCCTCCACGCGAGAACGAAGTAATCGCTGAAGATATTCCATTACGAATTGTTTATGAAGATGACCAAGTTGTGGTTATTGATAAAGAACCAGGAATGGTTGTACATCCAGGACATGGAAATTATACAGGAACTTTAGTTAATGCTTTAAAATTCCATTTTGATAATTTGCCATCAATGTCTGATCAGATGGAACGACCTGGATTAGTTCACCGTATTGATAAAGATACATCTGGATTATTAGTTATTGCTAAAACTGAAGTTGCAATGACTTCATTAGCAGAACAATTTGCAAACCATACGACAGATCGTTTATATAATGCAATCGTTTGGGGAGTTGTAGCAGAAGATCACGGAACAATTACAGGACACATTGGACGTCATTTGAAAGATCGTATGCAAATGGCTGTTTTCCCAGACGGTGATCAAGGTAAACATGCAGTTACACACTACAAAGTAATCGAGAATTTCTCTTACGTTACTTTAGTTGAATGTAAATTAGAAACTGGTCGTACACACCAGATTCGTGCACACTTCAAACATATCGGTCATCCATTATTTAATGATGCGCGTTATGGTGGAGATCGTATTTTAAAAGGAACAACATTTAACAAATACAAACAATTTGTGGATAATTGTTTCGCTGCATGTCCAAGACAAGCCTTACACGCACGTACACTTGGATTCGACCACCCAACGACAGGAGAAAGATTATCTTTCGAATCTCCATTACCAGCAGATATTGTTGATGTAATTGAACGTTGGAGAAACTACTCTATCAATTCTGTTCACGCAGTAGAACCTGATGAACCAATCGATAGAAATGCTAAAGAATTAAAAGATTAA
- a CDS encoding DEAD/DEAH box helicase, producing the protein MKFTELNIIEPILKSIEEAGYTEPTDIQRQSIPLVLEGNDIIGCAQTGTGKTASFAIPILQNLTNTPSKGKKVRSLILTPTRELAIQINDSFKLYGKHLPLKHMAIFGGVNQNPQINAIKNGVDILIATPGRLLDLIGQGHLKINQIEIFVLDEADRMLDMGFVHEIKKILEIIPKQRQSLFFSATMPKNIRKFSHTVLNRPKEVSVTPVSSTAETVEQFVYHVDKDMKVALLVSILKENPEDRTLIFTRTKHGANRLVRHLEKAGIPSAAIHGDKSQNARQKALNNFKDETLKVLIATDIAARGIDIDQLPYVINYELPNVPETYVHRIGRTGRAGREGKAISLCAADEKGDLMNIEKLIGAYVTIIKTPKEFHKKAETDVKAKSKSNDFIAKKQFFKKKNERGRRR; encoded by the coding sequence ATGAAATTCACTGAATTAAATATAATCGAACCAATATTAAAGTCTATTGAAGAAGCTGGTTATACAGAACCAACAGATATTCAGAGACAATCTATTCCTTTAGTTTTAGAAGGAAATGATATTATTGGTTGTGCACAAACTGGAACAGGAAAAACAGCATCATTTGCAATTCCTATTCTTCAGAATTTAACAAATACACCAAGCAAAGGAAAAAAAGTTAGATCTTTAATTTTAACTCCTACGCGAGAATTAGCAATTCAAATCAACGATAGTTTTAAATTATATGGTAAACATTTACCTTTAAAACACATGGCTATTTTTGGTGGTGTTAATCAAAATCCTCAGATCAATGCGATAAAAAATGGTGTTGATATCTTGATCGCAACTCCAGGTCGTTTATTGGATTTAATTGGTCAAGGTCATTTAAAAATTAATCAAATTGAGATTTTTGTTTTAGATGAAGCTGACCGTATGTTAGACATGGGATTTGTACATGAAATCAAAAAGATTTTAGAAATCATACCGAAACAAAGACAATCGTTATTTTTCTCGGCTACGATGCCAAAAAATATTCGTAAGTTTTCTCACACTGTATTAAATCGTCCAAAAGAAGTTAGCGTAACTCCGGTTTCTTCCACTGCTGAAACGGTAGAGCAATTTGTTTATCATGTAGATAAAGACATGAAAGTTGCTTTATTGGTTAGTATTTTAAAAGAAAATCCTGAAGATAGAACATTAATTTTTACGCGTACAAAACACGGTGCAAATCGTTTGGTTCGTCATTTGGAAAAAGCAGGTATTCCTTCTGCTGCGATACATGGAGATAAATCTCAGAATGCGCGTCAAAAAGCATTAAATAATTTTAAAGATGAAACTTTAAAAGTTTTAATCGCAACAGATATTGCTGCTCGTGGAATTGATATTGATCAATTACCTTATGTAATCAATTACGAATTACCTAACGTTCCAGAAACTTACGTTCACCGTATCGGTCGTACGGGTCGTGCTGGTCGCGAAGGAAAAGCAATTTCATTATGTGCTGCAGACGAAAAAGGTGATTTAATGAATATTGAGAAATTAATTGGTGCTTATGTAACAATTATAAAAACTCCGAAAGAATTTCATAAAAAAGCTGAAACTGATGTAAAAGCGAAAAGTAAATCGAATGATTTTATCGCGAAAAAGCAATTCTTCAAAAAGAAAAATGAAAGAGGTAGAAGACGTTAA
- a CDS encoding porin family protein — protein MLLFSTLNFAQNSYAVKIGAQTTGINNAIKGDNQNGFGAYVGVSTDFKLDDKFSFQPEILYSYQTFNNVNINLHELTGAPLYDNNYPRFDENYKVHFIKLPLLLKYQPKKLYFEFGGEVGYNLSSKLKFEDHLNEYPTYSGKLDHVNKIQFAALLGSGYQIDEKLGIGLRVGWGLTKFIENYYIKNFNVSAGISYKIK, from the coding sequence TTGCTTTTATTTTCAACTTTGAATTTTGCTCAAAATTCATATGCAGTTAAAATTGGAGCACAGACTACAGGGATTAACAATGCTATAAAAGGTGATAACCAAAATGGATTTGGAGCTTATGTAGGAGTGTCAACAGATTTTAAATTAGATGATAAATTTAGTTTTCAACCAGAGATATTGTATTCTTATCAAACATTTAATAATGTAAATATTAATTTACATGAATTAACAGGAGCACCTTTGTATGATAATAACTATCCAAGATTTGATGAAAATTACAAAGTGCATTTTATCAAGTTGCCATTATTATTAAAATATCAACCTAAAAAATTATATTTTGAATTTGGAGGAGAAGTTGGATATAATTTGTCAAGTAAATTGAAATTTGAAGATCATTTAAATGAATATCCTACATATTCTGGAAAATTAGATCATGTAAATAAAATACAATTTGCGGCTTTATTGGGTTCTGGATATCAAATTGACGAAAAGTTAGGAATTGGACTTCGCGTGGGTTGGGGATTGACAAAGTTTATAGAGAATTATTACATCAAAAACTTTAACGTTTCAGCAGGAATTAGTTACAAAATAAAATAA
- a CDS encoding dicarboxylate/amino acid:cation symporter produces the protein MLKKILGNTLFKLIVGVIAGLILGNYLNESTIQIVLSIKYFTGQLIFFLVPLIVIGFIVSSITKLNEGSSKIVGFSLAIAYLSSIGAGLLSTFAGYQIIPQLSIPTSVEALKEVPKILFQLDIPPIFSVMTALILSLMIGMGILLTKAKQLEIIFDQFKDIVILMVNKVLIPILPFFIAANFAILSYEGSIEKQLPVFFKVILIVIVGHFIWMTLMYSIAGFYHKTNPLKLLKHYPPVYLTAVGTMSSAATLGVAVKAVDDSKVIKPTIANFTIPFFSNTHLCGSVLTEVFFVMTVSQVLYGSIPDLGTMVMFVLLLGVFAVGAPGVPGGTVVASLGLISNVLGFDEAGIALILTIFALQDSFGTACNITTDGALAMIVDKYAEEKA, from the coding sequence ATGTTAAAAAAGATTTTAGGAAACACCTTATTTAAATTGATAGTGGGTGTAATTGCGGGATTGATTTTAGGAAATTATCTAAATGAAAGTACAATACAAATAGTTTTATCGATTAAATATTTTACAGGACAATTAATTTTCTTTTTAGTTCCATTAATTGTGATCGGATTCATAGTTTCTTCGATTACAAAATTGAATGAAGGATCAAGTAAAATTGTTGGATTTTCTTTAGCAATAGCGTATTTATCATCAATTGGAGCAGGATTACTTTCAACATTTGCTGGATACCAAATTATTCCACAATTATCAATTCCAACATCTGTTGAAGCTTTAAAAGAAGTTCCTAAAATTCTATTTCAATTAGATATTCCACCAATTTTTTCAGTCATGACAGCTTTAATTTTGTCTTTGATGATTGGAATGGGAATTCTACTTACGAAAGCAAAACAGTTAGAAATTATTTTCGACCAATTTAAGGACATTGTGATCTTGATGGTCAATAAAGTTTTAATACCGATATTACCGTTTTTCATTGCGGCAAATTTTGCAATTTTAAGTTATGAAGGATCAATTGAAAAACAATTACCCGTTTTTTTTAAAGTAATTTTAATCGTGATTGTTGGTCATTTTATTTGGATGACTTTGATGTATTCTATCGCAGGATTTTATCATAAAACAAATCCGTTAAAATTACTAAAACATTATCCACCGGTTTATTTAACAGCAGTTGGTACGATGTCTTCGGCAGCAACTTTAGGTGTTGCTGTAAAAGCTGTTGATGATAGTAAAGTAATTAAACCAACGATTGCAAATTTTACGATTCCATTTTTTTCCAACACGCACTTGTGTGGATCAGTTTTAACAGAAGTTTTCTTTGTGATGACGGTTTCTCAAGTATTATATGGAAGTATTCCTGATTTAGGTACAATGGTAATGTTCGTCTTATTATTAGGTGTTTTTGCTGTTGGTGCGCCAGGTGTTCCAGGTGGTACTGTAGTTGCTTCTTTAGGATTAATTTCTAACGTACTTGGATTTGATGAAGCTGGAATTGCTTTGATTCTGACAATTTTTGCTTTACAAGATAGTTTCGGAACTGCATGTAATATTACGACCGATGGGGCATTAGCAATGATTGTTGATAAATATGCGGAAGAAAAAGCATAG
- a CDS encoding CinA family nicotinamide mononucleotide deamidase-related protein — translation MKTKATLLTIGDEILIGQIVDTNSAFIAQHLNQIGIEVEEILSVKDELFHIIEAFQRGIEKSDVVIVTGGLGPTKDDKTKTALCQFLNCGLIREEKVLENIVQLFASRGYTKELNNLNHDQALIPEKSTFIQNRYGTAPCLWTAVEDKIIINLPGVPFEMKGLMRDEIIPRLKNQLSSEVIVHRDILVSGIPESDLAILVEEWENEIPDFISLAYLPNRTSIDLRFSAFGQNEVELQNAIQHQIEKFKEIAGQYLLSEHSGKPQQILGEILIQKGLTLSTAESCTGGNIASLITSISGSSNYFSGAVVSYATSVKTSVLGVSQDAINEFTVVSEQVVEQMAKGACKVMNTDLAIATTGVAGPNKGEDNKAVGTVWISITNGDKTINKKFYYPYLDREDFIKIVSNNALNLAIQFVKENY, via the coding sequence ATGAAAACCAAAGCAACTTTATTAACGATTGGAGATGAAATCTTAATCGGTCAAATTGTCGATACCAATTCGGCATTTATCGCTCAACATTTAAATCAAATAGGAATTGAAGTAGAAGAAATTCTTTCAGTCAAAGACGAATTATTTCACATTATCGAGGCGTTTCAACGTGGAATTGAAAAATCAGATGTTGTGATTGTAACTGGAGGTTTAGGACCAACAAAAGATGATAAAACAAAAACTGCATTATGTCAATTTTTGAATTGTGGATTAATTCGTGAAGAAAAAGTATTAGAAAATATTGTTCAACTATTTGCTTCGAGAGGTTACACGAAAGAATTAAATAATTTGAATCATGATCAAGCTCTAATTCCAGAAAAATCAACATTTATACAAAATCGTTACGGTACGGCGCCATGTTTATGGACTGCGGTAGAAGATAAAATTATAATAAATCTTCCAGGTGTTCCTTTTGAAATGAAAGGTTTGATGCGTGATGAAATTATACCAAGATTAAAGAATCAATTAAGCTCTGAAGTTATTGTTCATCGTGATATTTTGGTGAGTGGAATTCCTGAAAGTGATTTGGCAATTTTAGTAGAAGAGTGGGAAAATGAAATTCCAGATTTTATCAGTTTAGCTTATTTGCCAAATAGAACTTCAATTGATTTAAGATTTTCTGCTTTTGGACAAAACGAAGTTGAATTACAAAATGCTATTCAACATCAAATAGAGAAATTTAAAGAGATTGCTGGTCAATATTTATTGTCTGAGCATTCCGGTAAACCTCAACAAATTTTAGGTGAAATTTTAATTCAAAAAGGTTTAACCTTATCAACTGCCGAAAGTTGTACAGGAGGAAATATCGCAAGTTTAATAACATCAATTTCGGGAAGTTCAAACTATTTTTCAGGTGCCGTTGTTTCGTATGCGACTTCAGTTAAAACTTCTGTTTTAGGTGTTTCTCAAGATGCTATTAATGAATTTACTGTTGTTTCTGAACAAGTTGTAGAACAGATGGCAAAAGGAGCTTGCAAGGTTATGAATACAGATTTAGCGATTGCAACAACTGGAGTAGCTGGGCCAAATAAAGGCGAAGATAACAAAGCGGTCGGTACAGTTTGGATTTCTATTACAAATGGAGATAAAACCATAAATAAGAAGTTTTATTATCCATATTTAGATCGTGAAGATTTTATTAAAATTGTTTCGAATAATGCACTGAATTTAGCAATTCAGTTTGTGAAAGAGAACTATTGA
- a CDS encoding GLPGLI family protein: MRNILAILLLASTCVNAQFYQIDYEVQPQIAFTPKAIEAMKQYYPDTKQRDEVIEMTKNIPSIDYIFTYNSSQSQSTINLKLNNSQQPGGMRMGIGPDIGEHPVFNYKEQLYYNQSDFQGKKIMVYDSLNKVDFKDTGKSKTILGIETKEAIGKHKDVDVIAWYAPSLPYVYSPDKYFGTKGLILELHYKYIKDDIEVMISWNPKAKKELKKEPVYKLNESLKKVSYPELISMYDEMNKRIIEAENQGVDKK; encoded by the coding sequence ATGAGAAATATATTAGCCATTTTATTGTTAGCTTCAACTTGTGTGAATGCACAATTTTATCAAATTGATTACGAAGTTCAACCTCAAATAGCTTTTACACCTAAAGCGATTGAAGCAATGAAACAATATTATCCAGACACAAAACAACGTGATGAGGTAATTGAAATGACGAAAAATATTCCTTCAATAGATTATATATTTACCTATAATTCGTCTCAAAGTCAATCAACAATTAATTTGAAATTAAATAATTCTCAACAACCAGGTGGTATGCGAATGGGAATTGGTCCTGATATTGGTGAGCATCCAGTTTTTAATTACAAAGAACAGTTGTATTATAATCAATCAGATTTTCAAGGGAAAAAGATAATGGTCTATGATTCGTTAAATAAAGTTGATTTTAAAGATACAGGTAAGTCAAAAACGATATTAGGAATAGAAACAAAAGAAGCAATTGGAAAACATAAAGATGTTGATGTAATCGCTTGGTATGCGCCATCTTTGCCTTATGTTTATTCTCCTGATAAATATTTTGGTACAAAAGGTTTGATATTAGAATTACATTATAAATACATTAAAGATGATATTGAAGTAATGATTTCTTGGAATCCAAAAGCGAAGAAAGAATTGAAAAAAGAACCGGTTTATAAATTAAATGAGAGTTTGAAAAAAGTATCTTATCCAGAATTAATTTCAATGTATGATGAAATGAATAAACGAATTATTGAAGCAGAAAACCAAGGTGTGGATAAAAAATAA
- a CDS encoding GLPGLI family protein, which produces MKKLFYLLLVLTSVANAQIYEVKVELQHRTKYTPEYIEMSFGDIKDTELRKWNIEQNENPEPLDYLIYSSEKEYNSIEQEKIDNSQDAKGGVKKSVAGLPFGLTYSDFNTNENFREVDVYGKKYIVKNPIEKLSWEFTNETKEILGYKVQKAKSKYKSGQIVYDVDAWFTKDIDFKFMPIAVQFLDGFVLEMNLFMEIPEVGRMDNFIRVQNIKPNVRNYKFKNPLKADKKSKLQIISPQELSDIYDEANRKRNEMFNQESTID; this is translated from the coding sequence ATGAAAAAACTTTTTTATTTACTACTCGTACTTACTTCTGTTGCAAATGCTCAGATTTATGAAGTAAAAGTCGAATTACAGCATCGTACAAAATATACACCTGAATATATTGAAATGAGTTTTGGAGATATAAAAGATACTGAACTTAGAAAATGGAACATTGAACAGAACGAAAATCCAGAACCATTAGATTATTTAATTTATTCATCTGAAAAAGAATATAATTCAATCGAACAAGAGAAAATAGATAACTCACAAGATGCAAAAGGAGGAGTGAAAAAATCTGTAGCAGGTTTACCTTTTGGATTAACATATTCAGATTTTAATACCAATGAGAATTTTCGAGAAGTAGATGTTTATGGTAAAAAGTATATCGTTAAAAATCCTATTGAAAAATTATCTTGGGAATTTACGAATGAAACCAAAGAAATTTTAGGTTACAAAGTTCAGAAAGCAAAATCAAAGTATAAATCTGGTCAAATTGTTTATGATGTTGACGCTTGGTTTACAAAAGATATAGATTTTAAATTTATGCCAATTGCAGTACAATTTTTGGATGGTTTTGTATTGGAAATGAATTTATTTATGGAAATTCCAGAAGTAGGAAGAATGGATAATTTTATTCGTGTGCAAAACATTAAACCAAATGTCAGAAATTATAAATTCAAAAATCCTTTAAAAGCAGATAAAAAATCTAAACTACAAATTATATCGCCACAAGAATTAAGCGATATTTATGACGAAGCCAATCGTAAACGAAATGAAATGTTTAATCAAGAAAGTACAATCGATTAA
- the lipA gene encoding lipoyl synthase, protein MSVELRPDGRVKKPEWLRVKLPTGKKHKELRGLVDKYKLNTICQSGSCPNMGECWGEGTATFMILGNVCTRSCGFCGVKTGRPEQVDWAEPEKVARSIKLMKIKHAVLTSVDRDDIKDMGSIIWAETIRAVRRISPGTTMETLIPDFQGIEKHIDRIIDAGPEVLSHNMETVRRLTREVRIQAKYDRSLEVLRYAKEAGQRRTKTGIMLGLGEMEDEVFETIQDVANANVDVITIGQYLQPTKQHLPLKEFITPEQFKKYEDFARGLGFRHVESGPLVRSSYHAEKHIL, encoded by the coding sequence ATGAGTGTTGAGTTAAGACCAGACGGAAGAGTGAAAAAACCAGAGTGGTTACGTGTAAAATTACCTACTGGAAAAAAACATAAAGAATTAAGAGGTTTAGTTGATAAATATAAATTAAACACAATTTGTCAAAGTGGTAGCTGTCCAAATATGGGTGAATGTTGGGGCGAAGGAACGGCGACTTTTATGATTTTAGGTAACGTATGTACACGTTCGTGTGGTTTTTGTGGGGTAAAAACAGGTCGTCCAGAGCAAGTGGATTGGGCTGAACCAGAAAAAGTAGCTCGTTCAATTAAATTAATGAAAATTAAACACGCGGTTTTAACATCTGTTGATCGTGACGATATCAAAGATATGGGATCGATTATATGGGCAGAAACTATTCGTGCGGTTCGTCGTATCAGTCCTGGCACAACTATGGAAACATTAATTCCAGATTTCCAAGGGATAGAAAAACACATTGATCGTATTATTGATGCTGGTCCAGAAGTTTTATCACACAATATGGAAACTGTTCGTCGTTTAACTCGCGAAGTTCGTATACAAGCGAAATATGATCGTTCTTTAGAAGTTTTACGTTATGCAAAAGAAGCTGGTCAACGTCGTACAAAGACAGGAATTATGCTTGGTTTAGGTGAAATGGAAGATGAGGTTTTCGAAACGATTCAAGATGTTGCAAATGCGAATGTAGATGTAATTACAATTGGTCAATATTTACAACCAACAAAACAACATTTACCATTAAAAGAATTTATCACGCCAGAGCAATTTAAAAAATACGAAGATTTTGCTCGCGGATTAGGATTCCGTCATGTAGAATCAGGACCATTGGTTCGTTCTTCTTATCACGCAGAAAAACATATTTTATAA